From a single Callithrix jacchus isolate 240 chromosome 5, calJac240_pri, whole genome shotgun sequence genomic region:
- the ADAM33 gene encoding disintegrin and metalloproteinase domain-containing protein 33 isoform X25, translating into MLWDERPDHPQQQCQLLLASLAASELQGLLNPQDLLDGAATDLERSLWPQGSHGQSGHGQPSWCSPEQGQARSTQDPEIPGTVHSGRPHPVRDPAPELEPHQTASPRSRQLRGPASQDSGHSGGADWPGSVDRAGPQPRHAGRQRHALGFSAVAPGPVGAAAPRLRTAAHGSTVGLAPVEGMCRAESSGGVSMDHSELPIGTAATMAHEIGHSLGLSHDTDGCCVEASAEPGGCVMAAATGHPFPRVFSACSRRQLRAFFRKGGGACLSNAPDSGIPVPPARCGNGFVEAGEECDCGSGQECRDLCCFAHNCSLRAGAQCAHGDCCTHCLLKPAGALCRQAMGDCDLPEFCTGTSPYCPPDIYLLDGSPCARGSGYCWDGTCPTLEQQCQRLWGPGSHPAPEACFQVVNSVGDTHGNCGQDSEGHFLPCAERDALCGKLQCQGGKPSPLAPHMVPVNSTVHLDGHEVTCRGALALPGARLDLLGLGLVESGTQCGPRMVCQSGRCENTAFQELQRCLTACHRHGVCNSNHNCHCAPGWAPPFCDKPGFGGSMDSGPVQPESRDTFLLAMLLSALLPLLPGAGLAWCYYRLPRAHLQRCSRCCRRDSACSGLDTMLRGGSNLLRQCANLLDSYPLLRPKDGPHRDHPLCSIHPMELGPTATGELWPLDGQHPVTWNPLCPTPAPRIPTDHIHSTHPPPLLPGPENPPEPSSHPRSLWPTAPPDAKIESRCQDPASGER; encoded by the exons ATGCTCTGGGATGAG AGGCCTGATCACCCTCAGCAGCAATGCCAGCTATTACTTGCATCCCTGGCCGCCTCAGAGCTCCAAGGACTTCTCAACCCACAGGATCTTCTGGATGGAGCAGCTACTGACCTGGAAAGGAGCCTGTGGCCACAGGGATCCCACGGACAAAGCGGGCATGGCCAGCCTTCCTGGTGCTCCCCAGAGCAGG GACAGGCGAGAAGCACGCAAGACCCCGAGATACCTGGAACTGTACATAGTGGCAGACCACACCCTG TTCGTGACCCAGCACCGGAACTTGAACCACACCAAACAGCGTCTCCTAGAAGTCGCCAACTACGTGGACCAG CTTCTCAGGACTCTGGACATTCAGGTGGTGCTGACTGGCCTGGAAGTGTGGACCGAGCGGGACCGCAGCCGCGTCACGCAGGACGCCAACGCCACGCTCTGGGCTTTTCTGCAGTGGCGCCGGGGCCTGTGGGCGCAGCGGCCCCACGACTCCGCACAGCTGCTCAC GGCTCCACAGTGGGCCTGGCACCCGTCGAGGGCATGTGCCGCGCAGAGAGCTCGGGAGGCGTGAGCATG GACCACTCGGAGCTCCCCATAGGCACCGCAGCCACCATGGCCCATGAGATCGGCCACAGTCTGGGCCTTAGCCACGACACCGACGGCTGCTGCGTGGAGGCCTCGGCCGAGCCCGGAGGCTGCGTCATGGCCGCGGCCACCGG GCACCCGTTCCCACGCGTGTTCAGCGCCTGCAGCCGCCGCCAGCTGCGCGCCTTCTTCCGCAAGGGGGGTGGCGCGTGCCTCTCCAATGCCCCGGACTCCGGGATCCCGGTGCCACCAGCGCGCTGCGGGAACGGTTTCGTGGAGGCGGGCGAGGAGTGTGACTGCGGCTCTGGCCAG GAATGCCGCGACCTCTGCTGCTTCGCTCACAACTGCTCGCTGCGTGCGGGGGCCCAGTGTGCCCACGGGGACTGCTGCACGCACTGCCTG CTGAAGCCGGCTGGAGCACTGTGCCGCCAGGCCATGGGCGACTGTGACCTCCCTGAGTTCTGCACGGGTACCTCCCCCTACTGTCCCCCAGACATTTACCTACTGGACGGCTCGCCCTGCGCCAGGGGCAGCGGCTACTGCTGGGATGGCACATGTCCCACACTGGAGCAGCAGTGCCAGCGGCTCTGGGGGCCTG GCTCCCATCCAGCCCCCGAGGCCTGTTTCCAGGTTGTGAACTCTGTGGGAGATACCCATGGGAACTGCGGCCAGGACAGCGAGGGCCACTTCCTGCCCTGTGCTGAGAG GGATGCCCTGTGTGGGAAGCTGCAGTGCCAGGGCGGAAAGCCCAGCCCACTCGCACCACACATGGTGCCAGTGAACTCCACCGTTCACCTAGATGGCCACGAAGTAACCTGTCGGGGAGCCTTGGCACTCCCTGGTGCCAGGTTGGACCTGCTTGGCCTGGGCCTGGTAGAGTCAGGCACCCAGTGTGGACCTAGAATG GTGTGCCAGAGCGGGCGCTGCGAGAACActgccttccaggagctgcaGCGTTGCCTGACTGCCTGTCACAGACATGGG GTTTGCAATAGCAACCATAactgccactgtgctccaggctgggcTCCACCCTTCTGTGACAAGCCAGGCTTCGGTGGCAGCATGGATAGTGGCCCTGTGCAGCCTGAAA GCCGTGACACCTTCCTGTTGGCCATGCTCCTCAGCGCCCTGCTGCCTCTGCTCCCAGGGGCCGGCCTGGCCTGGTGTTACTACCGGCTCCCAAGAGCCCATCTGCAGCGATGCAGCCGGTGCTGCAGGAGAGACTCTGCGTGCAGTGG GCTGGACACCATGCTTCGGGGAGGCAGTAACCTACTCAGGCAATGTGCCAACCTCCTGGACTCTTACCCACTGCTCAGGCCCAAGGATGGCCCACACAGGGACCACCCCCTGTGCAGCATTCACCCCATGGAGTTGGGCCCCACAGCCACTGGAGAGCTCTGGCCCCTAG ATGGGCAGCACCCAGTCACCTGGAATCCTCTgtgccccaccccagcccccaggaTTCCTACTGACCATATTCACAGCACTCACCCTCCACCATTGCTCCCAGGCCCTGAGAACCCTCCTGAGCCCAGCAGCCACCCCAGAAGCCTGTGGCCCACAGCCCCGCCTGATGCAAAG ATCGAGTCCAGATGCCAAGATCCTGCCTCTGGTGAGAGGTAG
- the ADAM33 gene encoding disintegrin and metalloproteinase domain-containing protein 33 isoform X20, with amino-acid sequence MLLLLLLLWPVPGTGVLPGPTPGKPVTARWVLDGRPWHSASLEEPVWRPDVGLVTLEAEGQELLLELEKNKLLAPGYTETHYRPDGQPVVLAPNHTDHCHYQGRVRGFPNSWVVLCTCSGMRGLITLSSNASYYLHPWPPQSSKDFSTHRIFWMEQLLTWKGACGHRDPTDKAGMASLPGAPQSRDRREARKTPRYLELYIVADHTLFVTQHRNLNHTKQRLLEVANYVDQLLRTLDIQVVLTGLEVWTERDRSRVTQDANATLWAFLQWRRGLWAQRPHDSAQLLTGRAFQGSTVGLAPVEGMCRAESSGGVSMDHSELPIGTAATMAHEIGHSLGLSHDTDGCCVEASAEPGGCVMAAATGHPFPRVFSACSRRQLRAFFRKGGGACLSNAPDSGIPVPPARCGNGFVEAGEECDCGSGQECRDLCCFAHNCSLRAGAQCAHGDCCTHCLLKPAGALCRQAMGDCDLPEFCTGTSPYCPPDIYLLDGSPCARGSGYCWDGTCPTLEQQCQRLWGPGSHPAPEACFQVVNSVGDTHGNCGQDSEGHFLPCAERDALCGKLQCQGGKPSPLAPHMVPVNSTVHLDGHEVTCRGALALPGARLDLLGLGLVESGTQCGPRMVCQSGRCENTAFQELQRCLTACHRHGVCNSNHNCHCAPGWAPPFCDKPGFGGSMDSGPVQPESRDTFLLAMLLSALLPLLPGAGLAWCYYRLPRAHLQRCSRCCRRDSACSGLDTMLRGGSNLLRQCANLLDSYPLLRPKDGPHRDHPLCSIHPMELGPTATGELWPLGPENPPEPSSHPRSLWPTAPPDAKIESRCQDPASGER; translated from the exons GTCTGGAGGCCAGATGTGGGACTGGTGACCCTGGAGGCTGAAGGCCAGGAGCTCCTGCTTGAGCTGGAGAAGAACAA GCTGCTGGCCCCAGGATACACAGAAACTCACTACCGCCCAGATGGGCAGCCAGTGGTACTGGCCCCCAACCACACG GATCATTGCCACTACCAAGGGCGAGTGAGGGGCTTCCCCAACTCCTGGGTAGTCCTCTGCACATGCTCTGGGATGAG AGGCCTGATCACCCTCAGCAGCAATGCCAGCTATTACTTGCATCCCTGGCCGCCTCAGAGCTCCAAGGACTTCTCAACCCACAGGATCTTCTGGATGGAGCAGCTACTGACCTGGAAAGGAGCCTGTGGCCACAGGGATCCCACGGACAAAGCGGGCATGGCCAGCCTTCCTGGTGCTCCCCAGAGCAGG GACAGGCGAGAAGCACGCAAGACCCCGAGATACCTGGAACTGTACATAGTGGCAGACCACACCCTG TTCGTGACCCAGCACCGGAACTTGAACCACACCAAACAGCGTCTCCTAGAAGTCGCCAACTACGTGGACCAG CTTCTCAGGACTCTGGACATTCAGGTGGTGCTGACTGGCCTGGAAGTGTGGACCGAGCGGGACCGCAGCCGCGTCACGCAGGACGCCAACGCCACGCTCTGGGCTTTTCTGCAGTGGCGCCGGGGCCTGTGGGCGCAGCGGCCCCACGACTCCGCACAGCTGCTCAC GGGCCGCGCCTTCCAGGGCTCCACAGTGGGCCTGGCACCCGTCGAGGGCATGTGCCGCGCAGAGAGCTCGGGAGGCGTGAGCATG GACCACTCGGAGCTCCCCATAGGCACCGCAGCCACCATGGCCCATGAGATCGGCCACAGTCTGGGCCTTAGCCACGACACCGACGGCTGCTGCGTGGAGGCCTCGGCCGAGCCCGGAGGCTGCGTCATGGCCGCGGCCACCGG GCACCCGTTCCCACGCGTGTTCAGCGCCTGCAGCCGCCGCCAGCTGCGCGCCTTCTTCCGCAAGGGGGGTGGCGCGTGCCTCTCCAATGCCCCGGACTCCGGGATCCCGGTGCCACCAGCGCGCTGCGGGAACGGTTTCGTGGAGGCGGGCGAGGAGTGTGACTGCGGCTCTGGCCAG GAATGCCGCGACCTCTGCTGCTTCGCTCACAACTGCTCGCTGCGTGCGGGGGCCCAGTGTGCCCACGGGGACTGCTGCACGCACTGCCTG CTGAAGCCGGCTGGAGCACTGTGCCGCCAGGCCATGGGCGACTGTGACCTCCCTGAGTTCTGCACGGGTACCTCCCCCTACTGTCCCCCAGACATTTACCTACTGGACGGCTCGCCCTGCGCCAGGGGCAGCGGCTACTGCTGGGATGGCACATGTCCCACACTGGAGCAGCAGTGCCAGCGGCTCTGGGGGCCTG GCTCCCATCCAGCCCCCGAGGCCTGTTTCCAGGTTGTGAACTCTGTGGGAGATACCCATGGGAACTGCGGCCAGGACAGCGAGGGCCACTTCCTGCCCTGTGCTGAGAG GGATGCCCTGTGTGGGAAGCTGCAGTGCCAGGGCGGAAAGCCCAGCCCACTCGCACCACACATGGTGCCAGTGAACTCCACCGTTCACCTAGATGGCCACGAAGTAACCTGTCGGGGAGCCTTGGCACTCCCTGGTGCCAGGTTGGACCTGCTTGGCCTGGGCCTGGTAGAGTCAGGCACCCAGTGTGGACCTAGAATG GTGTGCCAGAGCGGGCGCTGCGAGAACActgccttccaggagctgcaGCGTTGCCTGACTGCCTGTCACAGACATGGG GTTTGCAATAGCAACCATAactgccactgtgctccaggctgggcTCCACCCTTCTGTGACAAGCCAGGCTTCGGTGGCAGCATGGATAGTGGCCCTGTGCAGCCTGAAA GCCGTGACACCTTCCTGTTGGCCATGCTCCTCAGCGCCCTGCTGCCTCTGCTCCCAGGGGCCGGCCTGGCCTGGTGTTACTACCGGCTCCCAAGAGCCCATCTGCAGCGATGCAGCCGGTGCTGCAGGAGAGACTCTGCGTGCAGTGG GCTGGACACCATGCTTCGGGGAGGCAGTAACCTACTCAGGCAATGTGCCAACCTCCTGGACTCTTACCCACTGCTCAGGCCCAAGGATGGCCCACACAGGGACCACCCCCTGTGCAGCATTCACCCCATGGAGTTGGGCCCCACAGCCACTGGAGAGCTCTGGCCCCTAG GCCCTGAGAACCCTCCTGAGCCCAGCAGCCACCCCAGAAGCCTGTGGCCCACAGCCCCGCCTGATGCAAAG ATCGAGTCCAGATGCCAAGATCCTGCCTCTGGTGAGAGGTAG
- the ADAM33 gene encoding disintegrin and metalloproteinase domain-containing protein 33 isoform X11: protein MLLLLLLLWPVPGTGVLPGPTPGKPVTARWVLDGRPWHSASLEEPVWRPDVGLVTLEAEGQELLLELEKNKLLAPGYTETHYRPDGQPVVLAPNHTDHCHYQGRVRGFPNSWVVLCTCSGMRIFWMEQLLTWKGACGHRDPTDKAGMASLPGAPQSRDRREARKTPRYLELYIVADHTLFVTQHRNLNHTKQRLLEVANYVDQVGGGRERAVMGMAAAGPAARPIPPRPQLLRTLDIQVVLTGLEVWTERDRSRVTQDANATLWAFLQWRRGLWAQRPHDSAQLLTGRAFQGSTVGLAPVEGMCRAESSGGVSMDHSELPIGTAATMAHEIGHSLGLSHDTDGCCVEASAEPGGCVMAAATGHPFPRVFSACSRRQLRAFFRKGGGACLSNAPDSGIPVPPARCGNGFVEAGEECDCGSGQECRDLCCFAHNCSLRAGAQCAHGDCCTHCLLKPAGALCRQAMGDCDLPEFCTGTSPYCPPDIYLLDGSPCARGSGYCWDGTCPTLEQQCQRLWGPGSHPAPEACFQVVNSVGDTHGNCGQDSEGHFLPCAERDALCGKLQCQGGKPSPLAPHMVPVNSTVHLDGHEVTCRGALALPGARLDLLGLGLVESGTQCGPRMVCQSGRCENTAFQELQRCLTACHRHGVCNSNHNCHCAPGWAPPFCDKPGFGGSMDSGPVQPESRDTFLLAMLLSALLPLLPGAGLAWCYYRLPRAHLQRCSRCCRRDSACSGLDTMLRGGSNLLRQCANLLDSYPLLRPKDGPHRDHPLCSIHPMELGPTATGELWPLDGQHPVTWNPLCPTPAPRIPTDHIHSTHPPPLLPGPENPPEPSSHPRSLWPTAPPDAKIESRCQDPASGER, encoded by the exons GTCTGGAGGCCAGATGTGGGACTGGTGACCCTGGAGGCTGAAGGCCAGGAGCTCCTGCTTGAGCTGGAGAAGAACAA GCTGCTGGCCCCAGGATACACAGAAACTCACTACCGCCCAGATGGGCAGCCAGTGGTACTGGCCCCCAACCACACG GATCATTGCCACTACCAAGGGCGAGTGAGGGGCTTCCCCAACTCCTGGGTAGTCCTCTGCACATGCTCTGGGATGAG GATCTTCTGGATGGAGCAGCTACTGACCTGGAAAGGAGCCTGTGGCCACAGGGATCCCACGGACAAAGCGGGCATGGCCAGCCTTCCTGGTGCTCCCCAGAGCAGG GACAGGCGAGAAGCACGCAAGACCCCGAGATACCTGGAACTGTACATAGTGGCAGACCACACCCTG TTCGTGACCCAGCACCGGAACTTGAACCACACCAAACAGCGTCTCCTAGAAGTCGCCAACTACGTGGACCAGGTTGGGGGCGGCAGGGAGAGAGCAGTGATGGGGATGGCGGCGGCAGGACCGGCAG CCCGCCCTATCCCGCCCCGCCCTCAGCTTCTCAGGACTCTGGACATTCAGGTGGTGCTGACTGGCCTGGAAGTGTGGACCGAGCGGGACCGCAGCCGCGTCACGCAGGACGCCAACGCCACGCTCTGGGCTTTTCTGCAGTGGCGCCGGGGCCTGTGGGCGCAGCGGCCCCACGACTCCGCACAGCTGCTCAC GGGCCGCGCCTTCCAGGGCTCCACAGTGGGCCTGGCACCCGTCGAGGGCATGTGCCGCGCAGAGAGCTCGGGAGGCGTGAGCATG GACCACTCGGAGCTCCCCATAGGCACCGCAGCCACCATGGCCCATGAGATCGGCCACAGTCTGGGCCTTAGCCACGACACCGACGGCTGCTGCGTGGAGGCCTCGGCCGAGCCCGGAGGCTGCGTCATGGCCGCGGCCACCGG GCACCCGTTCCCACGCGTGTTCAGCGCCTGCAGCCGCCGCCAGCTGCGCGCCTTCTTCCGCAAGGGGGGTGGCGCGTGCCTCTCCAATGCCCCGGACTCCGGGATCCCGGTGCCACCAGCGCGCTGCGGGAACGGTTTCGTGGAGGCGGGCGAGGAGTGTGACTGCGGCTCTGGCCAG GAATGCCGCGACCTCTGCTGCTTCGCTCACAACTGCTCGCTGCGTGCGGGGGCCCAGTGTGCCCACGGGGACTGCTGCACGCACTGCCTG CTGAAGCCGGCTGGAGCACTGTGCCGCCAGGCCATGGGCGACTGTGACCTCCCTGAGTTCTGCACGGGTACCTCCCCCTACTGTCCCCCAGACATTTACCTACTGGACGGCTCGCCCTGCGCCAGGGGCAGCGGCTACTGCTGGGATGGCACATGTCCCACACTGGAGCAGCAGTGCCAGCGGCTCTGGGGGCCTG GCTCCCATCCAGCCCCCGAGGCCTGTTTCCAGGTTGTGAACTCTGTGGGAGATACCCATGGGAACTGCGGCCAGGACAGCGAGGGCCACTTCCTGCCCTGTGCTGAGAG GGATGCCCTGTGTGGGAAGCTGCAGTGCCAGGGCGGAAAGCCCAGCCCACTCGCACCACACATGGTGCCAGTGAACTCCACCGTTCACCTAGATGGCCACGAAGTAACCTGTCGGGGAGCCTTGGCACTCCCTGGTGCCAGGTTGGACCTGCTTGGCCTGGGCCTGGTAGAGTCAGGCACCCAGTGTGGACCTAGAATG GTGTGCCAGAGCGGGCGCTGCGAGAACActgccttccaggagctgcaGCGTTGCCTGACTGCCTGTCACAGACATGGG GTTTGCAATAGCAACCATAactgccactgtgctccaggctgggcTCCACCCTTCTGTGACAAGCCAGGCTTCGGTGGCAGCATGGATAGTGGCCCTGTGCAGCCTGAAA GCCGTGACACCTTCCTGTTGGCCATGCTCCTCAGCGCCCTGCTGCCTCTGCTCCCAGGGGCCGGCCTGGCCTGGTGTTACTACCGGCTCCCAAGAGCCCATCTGCAGCGATGCAGCCGGTGCTGCAGGAGAGACTCTGCGTGCAGTGG GCTGGACACCATGCTTCGGGGAGGCAGTAACCTACTCAGGCAATGTGCCAACCTCCTGGACTCTTACCCACTGCTCAGGCCCAAGGATGGCCCACACAGGGACCACCCCCTGTGCAGCATTCACCCCATGGAGTTGGGCCCCACAGCCACTGGAGAGCTCTGGCCCCTAG ATGGGCAGCACCCAGTCACCTGGAATCCTCTgtgccccaccccagcccccaggaTTCCTACTGACCATATTCACAGCACTCACCCTCCACCATTGCTCCCAGGCCCTGAGAACCCTCCTGAGCCCAGCAGCCACCCCAGAAGCCTGTGGCCCACAGCCCCGCCTGATGCAAAG ATCGAGTCCAGATGCCAAGATCCTGCCTCTGGTGAGAGGTAG
- the ADAM33 gene encoding disintegrin and metalloproteinase domain-containing protein 33 isoform X7 translates to MLLLLLLLWPVPGTGVLPGPTPGKPVTARWVLDGRPWHSASLEEPVWRPDVGLVTLEAEGQELLLELEKNNRLLAPGYTETHYRPDGQPVVLAPNHTDHCHYQGRVRGFPNSWVVLCTCSGMRGLITLSSNASYYLHPWPPQSSKDFSTHRIFWMEQLLTWKGACGHRDPTDKAGMASLPGAPQSRDRREARKTPRYLELYIVADHTLFVTQHRNLNHTKQRLLEVANYVDQVGGGRERAVMGMAAAGPAARPIPPRPQLLRTLDIQVVLTGLEVWTERDRSRVTQDANATLWAFLQWRRGLWAQRPHDSAQLLTGRAFQGSTVGLAPVEGMCRAESSGGVSMDHSELPIGTAATMAHEIGHSLGLSHDTDGCCVEASAEPGGCVMAAATGHPFPRVFSACSRRQLRAFFRKGGGACLSNAPDSGIPVPPARCGNGFVEAGEECDCGSGQECRDLCCFAHNCSLRAGAQCAHGDCCTHCLLKPAGALCRQAMGDCDLPEFCTGTSPYCPPDIYLLDGSPCARGSGYCWDGTCPTLEQQCQRLWGPGSHPAPEACFQVVNSVGDTHGNCGQDSEGHFLPCAERDALCGKLQCQGGKPSPLAPHMVPVNSTVHLDGHEVTCRGALALPGARLDLLGLGLVESGTQCGPRMVCQSGRCENTAFQELQRCLTACHRHGVCNSNHNCHCAPGWAPPFCDKPGFGGSMDSGPVQPESRDTFLLAMLLSALLPLLPGAGLAWCYYRLPRAHLQRCSRCCRRDSACSGPKDGPHRDHPLCSIHPMELGPTATGELWPLDGQHPVTWNPLCPTPAPRIPTDHIHSTHPPPLLPGPENPPEPSSHPRSLWPTAPPDAKIESRCQDPASGER, encoded by the exons GTCTGGAGGCCAGATGTGGGACTGGTGACCCTGGAGGCTGAAGGCCAGGAGCTCCTGCTTGAGCTGGAGAAGAACAA CAGGCTGCTGGCCCCAGGATACACAGAAACTCACTACCGCCCAGATGGGCAGCCAGTGGTACTGGCCCCCAACCACACG GATCATTGCCACTACCAAGGGCGAGTGAGGGGCTTCCCCAACTCCTGGGTAGTCCTCTGCACATGCTCTGGGATGAG AGGCCTGATCACCCTCAGCAGCAATGCCAGCTATTACTTGCATCCCTGGCCGCCTCAGAGCTCCAAGGACTTCTCAACCCACAGGATCTTCTGGATGGAGCAGCTACTGACCTGGAAAGGAGCCTGTGGCCACAGGGATCCCACGGACAAAGCGGGCATGGCCAGCCTTCCTGGTGCTCCCCAGAGCAGG GACAGGCGAGAAGCACGCAAGACCCCGAGATACCTGGAACTGTACATAGTGGCAGACCACACCCTG TTCGTGACCCAGCACCGGAACTTGAACCACACCAAACAGCGTCTCCTAGAAGTCGCCAACTACGTGGACCAGGTTGGGGGCGGCAGGGAGAGAGCAGTGATGGGGATGGCGGCGGCAGGACCGGCAG CCCGCCCTATCCCGCCCCGCCCTCAGCTTCTCAGGACTCTGGACATTCAGGTGGTGCTGACTGGCCTGGAAGTGTGGACCGAGCGGGACCGCAGCCGCGTCACGCAGGACGCCAACGCCACGCTCTGGGCTTTTCTGCAGTGGCGCCGGGGCCTGTGGGCGCAGCGGCCCCACGACTCCGCACAGCTGCTCAC GGGCCGCGCCTTCCAGGGCTCCACAGTGGGCCTGGCACCCGTCGAGGGCATGTGCCGCGCAGAGAGCTCGGGAGGCGTGAGCATG GACCACTCGGAGCTCCCCATAGGCACCGCAGCCACCATGGCCCATGAGATCGGCCACAGTCTGGGCCTTAGCCACGACACCGACGGCTGCTGCGTGGAGGCCTCGGCCGAGCCCGGAGGCTGCGTCATGGCCGCGGCCACCGG GCACCCGTTCCCACGCGTGTTCAGCGCCTGCAGCCGCCGCCAGCTGCGCGCCTTCTTCCGCAAGGGGGGTGGCGCGTGCCTCTCCAATGCCCCGGACTCCGGGATCCCGGTGCCACCAGCGCGCTGCGGGAACGGTTTCGTGGAGGCGGGCGAGGAGTGTGACTGCGGCTCTGGCCAG GAATGCCGCGACCTCTGCTGCTTCGCTCACAACTGCTCGCTGCGTGCGGGGGCCCAGTGTGCCCACGGGGACTGCTGCACGCACTGCCTG CTGAAGCCGGCTGGAGCACTGTGCCGCCAGGCCATGGGCGACTGTGACCTCCCTGAGTTCTGCACGGGTACCTCCCCCTACTGTCCCCCAGACATTTACCTACTGGACGGCTCGCCCTGCGCCAGGGGCAGCGGCTACTGCTGGGATGGCACATGTCCCACACTGGAGCAGCAGTGCCAGCGGCTCTGGGGGCCTG GCTCCCATCCAGCCCCCGAGGCCTGTTTCCAGGTTGTGAACTCTGTGGGAGATACCCATGGGAACTGCGGCCAGGACAGCGAGGGCCACTTCCTGCCCTGTGCTGAGAG GGATGCCCTGTGTGGGAAGCTGCAGTGCCAGGGCGGAAAGCCCAGCCCACTCGCACCACACATGGTGCCAGTGAACTCCACCGTTCACCTAGATGGCCACGAAGTAACCTGTCGGGGAGCCTTGGCACTCCCTGGTGCCAGGTTGGACCTGCTTGGCCTGGGCCTGGTAGAGTCAGGCACCCAGTGTGGACCTAGAATG GTGTGCCAGAGCGGGCGCTGCGAGAACActgccttccaggagctgcaGCGTTGCCTGACTGCCTGTCACAGACATGGG GTTTGCAATAGCAACCATAactgccactgtgctccaggctgggcTCCACCCTTCTGTGACAAGCCAGGCTTCGGTGGCAGCATGGATAGTGGCCCTGTGCAGCCTGAAA GCCGTGACACCTTCCTGTTGGCCATGCTCCTCAGCGCCCTGCTGCCTCTGCTCCCAGGGGCCGGCCTGGCCTGGTGTTACTACCGGCTCCCAAGAGCCCATCTGCAGCGATGCAGCCGGTGCTGCAGGAGAGACTCTGCGTGCAGTGG GCCCAAGGATGGCCCACACAGGGACCACCCCCTGTGCAGCATTCACCCCATGGAGTTGGGCCCCACAGCCACTGGAGAGCTCTGGCCCCTAG ATGGGCAGCACCCAGTCACCTGGAATCCTCTgtgccccaccccagcccccaggaTTCCTACTGACCATATTCACAGCACTCACCCTCCACCATTGCTCCCAGGCCCTGAGAACCCTCCTGAGCCCAGCAGCCACCCCAGAAGCCTGTGGCCCACAGCCCCGCCTGATGCAAAG ATCGAGTCCAGATGCCAAGATCCTGCCTCTGGTGAGAGGTAG